In a genomic window of Pangasianodon hypophthalmus isolate fPanHyp1 chromosome 1, fPanHyp1.pri, whole genome shotgun sequence:
- the plekho1b gene encoding pleckstrin homology domain-containing family O member 1b isoform X3 codes for MKKNNSAKRALQDSSQQPAQPDKVGWIRKYCGKGLFREIWKNRYVVLKGDKLYISEKEVKDEKKIQEVVDLTDYERSEELRKSKSRTKKNHSKFTLLCARQPGNTVPNLVFLAVSPEEKESWINALNIAITRGKNRILDEVSVEGESCLVHPTRDRAKIPHTRRLPTRGHLLAVASTSTSDGMLTLDLIQEEDMPSPEAQDQNKSANSSVDTCKLLPDCEATVKSQSLPRKSESSWTWCESQAQTPRAGKMFRTTDKNRCASMDEILSHSDAKRSIPHCAASAPAQSICQLQELISLKLERTQELLCEARGHSQGHSADSAPGKEAERLLEQAASAWGQARDVLEEVKEIRVLCKQLEEVSCSSDKLKSPKQNQYRKSMM; via the exons ATGAAGAAGAACAATTCGGCGAAGCGG gcTTTGCAGGACTCCAGCCAGCAGCCTGCTCAACCCGATAAAGTGGGATGGATTCGCAAGTACTGTGGCAAAGGCCTTTTCAGGGAGATCTGGAAAAACAGATATGTGGTGCTGAAAGGAGACAAGCTGTACATCTCGGAGAAAGAG GTGAAGGATGAGAAGAAAATTCAGGAGGTGGTGGACCTTACCGACTATGAGAGGTCTGAGGAGCTTCGCAAGTCCAAGAGTCGGACCAAGAAAAATCACAGCAAGTTTACGTTGCTGTGCGCCCGCCAACCAGGCAACACG GTTCCAAATTTGGTCTTCCTGGCTGTCAGTCCAGAGGAAAAAGAGTCATGGATCAATGCCTTAAACATAGCCATCACCAGGGGCAAGAACCGCATTCTGGACGAG GTTTCAGTGGAAGGTGAAAGCTGTTTGGTTCATCCCACGCGCGACCGAGCTAAGATCCCACACACACGCCGACTTCCCACCCGCGGGCACCTTTTGGCTGTG GCCTCAACATCCACATCAGATGGTATGCTGACCCTTGACCTCATTCAGGAAGAAGATATGCCATCTCCTGAGGCACAGGACCAGAACAAATCTGCAAACTCCAGTGTGGACACCTGTAAACTTCTGCCTGATTGTGAGGCTACAGTCAAATCTCAGAGCCTGCCACGTAAAAGCGAGAGCTCTTGGACCTGGTGTGAGAGCCAAGCACAAACGCCCAGGGCTGGAAAGATGTTCCGTACCACAGACAAGAACCGCTGCGCCTCCATGGATGAGATCCTCTCTCACTCAGACGCTAAGAGATCAATCCCACACTGCGCAGCCTCAGCCCCCGCACAGTCCATCTGCCAGCTACAGGAGCTCATCTCGTTAAAACTGGAGAGAACTCAGGAGCTGCTGTGTGAGGCACGGGGTCACAGCCAGGGTCACAGTGCAGATTCTGCCCCTGGCAAGGAGGCGGAACGCCTGCTGGAGCAGGCGGCAAGTGCCTGGGGGCAGGCCAGAGACGTGCTGGAGGAGGTGAAGGAAATCAGAGTGCTGTGCAAGCAGCTAGAGGAGGTCTCCTGCTCTAGTGACAAGCTGAAAAGcccaaaacaaaatcaatatagGAAGAGCATGATGTGA
- the plekho1b gene encoding pleckstrin homology domain-containing family O member 1b isoform X2: MTKAMALQDSSQQPAQPDKVGWIRKYCGKGLFREIWKNRYVVLKGDKLYISEKEVKDEKKIQEVVDLTDYERSEELRKSKSRTKKNHSKFTLLCARQPGNTVPNLVFLAVSPEEKESWINALNIAITRGKNRILDESRLATCTSYTLIRRGRDGEDGVSTQSQVSVEGESCLVHPTRDRAKIPHTRRLPTRGHLLAVASTSTSDGMLTLDLIQEEDMPSPEAQDQNKSANSSVDTCKLLPDCEATVKSQSLPRKSESSWTWCESQAQTPRAGKMFRTTDKNRCASMDEILSHSDAKRSIPHCAASAPAQSICQLQELISLKLERTQELLCEARGHSQGHSADSAPGKEAERLLEQAASAWGQARDVLEEVKEIRVLCKQLEEVSCSSDKLKSPKQNQYRKSMM, from the exons ATGACAAAGGcaatg gcTTTGCAGGACTCCAGCCAGCAGCCTGCTCAACCCGATAAAGTGGGATGGATTCGCAAGTACTGTGGCAAAGGCCTTTTCAGGGAGATCTGGAAAAACAGATATGTGGTGCTGAAAGGAGACAAGCTGTACATCTCGGAGAAAGAG GTGAAGGATGAGAAGAAAATTCAGGAGGTGGTGGACCTTACCGACTATGAGAGGTCTGAGGAGCTTCGCAAGTCCAAGAGTCGGACCAAGAAAAATCACAGCAAGTTTACGTTGCTGTGCGCCCGCCAACCAGGCAACACG GTTCCAAATTTGGTCTTCCTGGCTGTCAGTCCAGAGGAAAAAGAGTCATGGATCAATGCCTTAAACATAGCCATCACCAGGGGCAAGAACCGCATTCTGGACGAG AGCCGACTTGCTACTTGCACTTCTTATACACTCATCAGGAGAGGAAGGGATGGAGAGGATGGAGTCAGCACACAAAGCCAG GTTTCAGTGGAAGGTGAAAGCTGTTTGGTTCATCCCACGCGCGACCGAGCTAAGATCCCACACACACGCCGACTTCCCACCCGCGGGCACCTTTTGGCTGTG GCCTCAACATCCACATCAGATGGTATGCTGACCCTTGACCTCATTCAGGAAGAAGATATGCCATCTCCTGAGGCACAGGACCAGAACAAATCTGCAAACTCCAGTGTGGACACCTGTAAACTTCTGCCTGATTGTGAGGCTACAGTCAAATCTCAGAGCCTGCCACGTAAAAGCGAGAGCTCTTGGACCTGGTGTGAGAGCCAAGCACAAACGCCCAGGGCTGGAAAGATGTTCCGTACCACAGACAAGAACCGCTGCGCCTCCATGGATGAGATCCTCTCTCACTCAGACGCTAAGAGATCAATCCCACACTGCGCAGCCTCAGCCCCCGCACAGTCCATCTGCCAGCTACAGGAGCTCATCTCGTTAAAACTGGAGAGAACTCAGGAGCTGCTGTGTGAGGCACGGGGTCACAGCCAGGGTCACAGTGCAGATTCTGCCCCTGGCAAGGAGGCGGAACGCCTGCTGGAGCAGGCGGCAAGTGCCTGGGGGCAGGCCAGAGACGTGCTGGAGGAGGTGAAGGAAATCAGAGTGCTGTGCAAGCAGCTAGAGGAGGTCTCCTGCTCTAGTGACAAGCTGAAAAGcccaaaacaaaatcaatatagGAAGAGCATGATGTGA
- the plekho1b gene encoding pleckstrin homology domain-containing family O member 1b isoform X1: MKKNNSAKRALQDSSQQPAQPDKVGWIRKYCGKGLFREIWKNRYVVLKGDKLYISEKEVKDEKKIQEVVDLTDYERSEELRKSKSRTKKNHSKFTLLCARQPGNTVPNLVFLAVSPEEKESWINALNIAITRGKNRILDESRLATCTSYTLIRRGRDGEDGVSTQSQVSVEGESCLVHPTRDRAKIPHTRRLPTRGHLLAVASTSTSDGMLTLDLIQEEDMPSPEAQDQNKSANSSVDTCKLLPDCEATVKSQSLPRKSESSWTWCESQAQTPRAGKMFRTTDKNRCASMDEILSHSDAKRSIPHCAASAPAQSICQLQELISLKLERTQELLCEARGHSQGHSADSAPGKEAERLLEQAASAWGQARDVLEEVKEIRVLCKQLEEVSCSSDKLKSPKQNQYRKSMM; this comes from the exons ATGAAGAAGAACAATTCGGCGAAGCGG gcTTTGCAGGACTCCAGCCAGCAGCCTGCTCAACCCGATAAAGTGGGATGGATTCGCAAGTACTGTGGCAAAGGCCTTTTCAGGGAGATCTGGAAAAACAGATATGTGGTGCTGAAAGGAGACAAGCTGTACATCTCGGAGAAAGAG GTGAAGGATGAGAAGAAAATTCAGGAGGTGGTGGACCTTACCGACTATGAGAGGTCTGAGGAGCTTCGCAAGTCCAAGAGTCGGACCAAGAAAAATCACAGCAAGTTTACGTTGCTGTGCGCCCGCCAACCAGGCAACACG GTTCCAAATTTGGTCTTCCTGGCTGTCAGTCCAGAGGAAAAAGAGTCATGGATCAATGCCTTAAACATAGCCATCACCAGGGGCAAGAACCGCATTCTGGACGAG AGCCGACTTGCTACTTGCACTTCTTATACACTCATCAGGAGAGGAAGGGATGGAGAGGATGGAGTCAGCACACAAAGCCAG GTTTCAGTGGAAGGTGAAAGCTGTTTGGTTCATCCCACGCGCGACCGAGCTAAGATCCCACACACACGCCGACTTCCCACCCGCGGGCACCTTTTGGCTGTG GCCTCAACATCCACATCAGATGGTATGCTGACCCTTGACCTCATTCAGGAAGAAGATATGCCATCTCCTGAGGCACAGGACCAGAACAAATCTGCAAACTCCAGTGTGGACACCTGTAAACTTCTGCCTGATTGTGAGGCTACAGTCAAATCTCAGAGCCTGCCACGTAAAAGCGAGAGCTCTTGGACCTGGTGTGAGAGCCAAGCACAAACGCCCAGGGCTGGAAAGATGTTCCGTACCACAGACAAGAACCGCTGCGCCTCCATGGATGAGATCCTCTCTCACTCAGACGCTAAGAGATCAATCCCACACTGCGCAGCCTCAGCCCCCGCACAGTCCATCTGCCAGCTACAGGAGCTCATCTCGTTAAAACTGGAGAGAACTCAGGAGCTGCTGTGTGAGGCACGGGGTCACAGCCAGGGTCACAGTGCAGATTCTGCCCCTGGCAAGGAGGCGGAACGCCTGCTGGAGCAGGCGGCAAGTGCCTGGGGGCAGGCCAGAGACGTGCTGGAGGAGGTGAAGGAAATCAGAGTGCTGTGCAAGCAGCTAGAGGAGGTCTCCTGCTCTAGTGACAAGCTGAAAAGcccaaaacaaaatcaatatagGAAGAGCATGATGTGA